A region of Legionella donaldsonii DNA encodes the following proteins:
- a CDS encoding DSD1 family PLP-dependent enzyme, which translates to MGINKFALDTPCLVIDKEKLEYNLKLMQQHVDTNRINLRPHCKTHKCSQLAKLQRQYGAIGISAAKISEAEVLINQGITGLLITSPLVSAYKIRRLLNCLKKSPDTILVVDNEENMAELATAAASINQKINVLLDLDPGIGRTGVKPEFALPLATAIINSKWLNFLGIQCYAGNLQHIISYEQRQESSLKAMQQASEVVKMLKNAGLPCPILTGTGTGTYDIDSAVAEITEIQPGSYAVMDVDYARIGSKENPHQFTTFQHAMTLLTTVISSNRQEHVTVDAGTKALYFDPVNRPKIISHPHLNYDWGGFGDEHGKITAQNNAPLPANKEVLELIVPHCDPTINLFDKFYITSNDIVIDVWDIDARGAAQ; encoded by the coding sequence ATGGGTATTAATAAATTTGCCTTGGATACTCCCTGCCTAGTGATTGATAAAGAGAAGCTGGAGTACAATCTTAAATTAATGCAGCAACATGTTGATACAAATCGTATTAATCTTAGACCTCACTGCAAAACGCATAAATGCTCGCAACTGGCAAAACTTCAACGCCAATATGGAGCAATTGGGATCAGCGCAGCAAAAATCTCTGAGGCAGAAGTACTCATTAACCAGGGGATCACGGGTCTTCTAATTACGTCTCCCCTTGTTAGTGCCTACAAAATAAGGCGCTTATTGAACTGCCTAAAAAAATCACCTGATACGATACTAGTCGTTGATAATGAGGAGAACATGGCGGAGCTCGCCACAGCAGCTGCTTCCATTAACCAGAAAATAAATGTTTTACTTGATTTGGATCCAGGTATAGGGAGGACTGGGGTTAAACCTGAGTTCGCTTTGCCCTTGGCAACCGCTATTATAAATTCCAAATGGCTAAACTTCCTTGGTATCCAGTGCTATGCAGGGAATTTGCAACATATTATTTCTTATGAGCAACGACAAGAAAGCTCTTTAAAAGCAATGCAGCAGGCCAGTGAAGTAGTAAAAATGCTTAAAAATGCGGGACTGCCCTGCCCTATTTTAACGGGTACTGGCACAGGCACCTACGATATTGATAGCGCAGTGGCAGAAATCACTGAAATACAACCAGGATCCTATGCCGTTATGGATGTTGATTACGCCAGAATTGGCTCCAAAGAAAATCCCCATCAGTTCACTACCTTTCAACATGCCATGACCTTACTGACTACTGTCATTAGTAGTAACCGTCAGGAGCATGTTACTGTTGATGCAGGTACAAAAGCACTTTATTTTGATCCGGTGAATCGACCTAAAATCATCAGTCATCCTCATTTAAATTACGATTGGGGTGGCTTTGGTGATGAACATGGCAAAATAACGGCCCAAAACAATGCTCCACTACCAGCTAATAAAGAAGTCCTTGAATTAATCGTTCCGCATTGTGATCCCACCATCAATTTATTCGATAAATTTTATATCACCAGCAACGACATCGTTATTGATGTCTGGGATATTGATGCACGGGGTGCTGCGCAGTAA
- a CDS encoding LysR family transcriptional regulator: protein MYNQGQVSCFLKVAELASFSLAAQTLHLTVTAVSKQIKNLEQAIGEQLFLRTTRRVYLTEFGHLFYERCKAIEEQIQAVNQFIESNREEPQGELRVLVSTITAKEWVLQHLPAFIKAYPLLHLELLFSEQDDELARTDIDIMVGFPVIPPATETLKYRKMFSVNNILCASKEFAARYGLPKDAEELPHFRIISHSLRKPAHFLPLADGGQLHCAKPILYMDNFEALNQACLAGVGLFLTGDILVKSWLDSGDLVPVLAQYVFRHYEIFMFYRAYDFELPKIRAFVDFFTAKLA from the coding sequence ATGTATAACCAGGGGCAGGTATCCTGTTTTTTAAAAGTGGCTGAGTTGGCTAGTTTCTCTCTTGCAGCCCAGACCTTACATTTGACTGTAACAGCTGTCAGTAAACAAATTAAAAATTTAGAGCAGGCAATTGGTGAACAATTGTTCTTACGGACTACTCGTCGTGTCTATCTTACCGAGTTTGGCCACCTATTTTATGAGCGATGTAAGGCAATTGAAGAACAAATCCAGGCTGTTAATCAATTTATCGAATCAAACCGAGAGGAGCCGCAAGGAGAATTAAGGGTCTTGGTTTCAACGATTACTGCCAAAGAATGGGTGTTACAGCATTTGCCAGCGTTTATCAAGGCTTACCCATTGCTTCATCTGGAGTTACTTTTTTCAGAACAGGATGATGAATTGGCTCGGACTGACATCGATATTATGGTAGGGTTTCCGGTTATTCCGCCGGCAACAGAAACACTGAAATACCGTAAAATGTTTAGTGTGAATAATATCCTCTGTGCTTCCAAAGAATTTGCTGCCCGTTATGGCTTGCCAAAGGATGCAGAGGAATTACCGCACTTTAGGATCATCTCACATAGCCTGCGTAAACCGGCTCACTTTTTACCACTTGCTGATGGGGGGCAATTACATTGTGCGAAACCTATTCTTTACATGGATAATTTTGAGGCATTAAATCAAGCCTGTCTGGCCGGGGTCGGTTTGTTTTTGACGGGGGATATCTTGGTGAAATCCTGGTTGGATAGTGGTGATTTAGTCCCGGTGTTAGCGCAATATGTTTTTCGTCATTATGAAATTTTCATGTTTTACCGTGCTTATGATTTTGAATTACCAAAGATTCGTGCTTTTGTCGATTTTTTTACCGCTAAACTCGCCTGA
- the argS gene encoding arginine--tRNA ligase, translated as MKQTVEQLLTQALTTLKESTVIPQDVEVDIKVERAKESSHGDFATNLAMMLAKPCRRAPRQLAELIINHLPSHSAVERVEIAGPGFINFFMRNEARSQIIAHILREGERFGRSDFGQGKKVILEFVSANPTGPLHVGHGRGAAFGATLANLLVAAGFAVSSEYYVNDAGRQMNILAASVWLRYLSLAGEGIVFPANGYRGDYVVTIAQDALNQYGHDFVHPWSVVQEGLPADEPQGGDKEVYIDAMIVRARTLLGEKGFKLFHKLALDSVLDDIKDDLAGFGVNYDYWFSEQSLLDGGAIDKGIQALKDAGHTYEKEGALWFRATDFGDEKDRVLVRANGHTTYFASDVAYHWDKYARGFERVIDIFGADHHGYVTRVRAAVTALGHDQNALDVLLVQFAILYRSSERVQMSTRSGSFVTLRELREEVGNDAARFFYVMRKPEQHMDFDLDLAKSESNDNPVYYIQYAHARISSVLRQLQERGLQWDEEKGLAHIELLVEPQEAALISLINRYPEVIVAAASACEPHQLAYYLRELANGLHSYYNAVQLLCEQEVLRNARLCLLKAVRQILRNGLHLIGVSTPESM; from the coding sequence ATGAAACAAACCGTCGAACAATTGCTCACCCAGGCGCTTACAACGCTCAAAGAATCAACTGTTATTCCGCAAGATGTTGAAGTAGACATCAAAGTTGAGCGCGCTAAAGAGAGTAGTCATGGTGATTTTGCGACGAATTTAGCTATGATGTTGGCCAAGCCATGTCGCCGGGCGCCCCGTCAATTAGCTGAATTAATCATCAATCATTTACCTTCCCATTCAGCTGTAGAGCGAGTTGAGATAGCGGGTCCCGGATTTATTAATTTTTTCATGCGTAATGAAGCACGCAGCCAAATTATTGCTCATATACTTAGAGAAGGCGAGCGGTTCGGTCGTAGTGATTTTGGGCAAGGAAAGAAAGTTATTCTGGAGTTTGTCTCGGCAAATCCAACTGGTCCTCTGCATGTTGGTCATGGCCGTGGTGCTGCTTTTGGTGCAACATTGGCAAATCTATTAGTGGCTGCAGGTTTTGCGGTGAGTAGTGAATATTATGTGAATGATGCTGGCCGTCAAATGAATATTCTTGCTGCAAGTGTTTGGCTGCGTTATTTGAGTCTGGCTGGTGAGGGAATCGTTTTTCCTGCTAATGGTTATCGTGGTGATTATGTCGTCACTATTGCCCAGGACGCTTTAAACCAATACGGCCATGATTTTGTACATCCCTGGTCTGTGGTGCAAGAGGGCTTGCCTGCTGATGAGCCACAAGGGGGGGATAAAGAAGTCTATATTGATGCCATGATTGTTCGAGCGCGTACTCTGCTCGGTGAAAAGGGCTTTAAATTGTTCCACAAGTTGGCTTTGGATTCGGTACTCGATGATATTAAAGATGATTTGGCAGGTTTTGGTGTTAATTATGATTACTGGTTTTCAGAACAATCATTACTGGATGGCGGAGCAATTGATAAAGGGATCCAGGCATTAAAAGACGCTGGCCATACTTACGAAAAAGAAGGCGCTTTATGGTTCCGTGCAACTGATTTTGGCGATGAGAAAGATCGTGTGTTGGTCCGTGCAAATGGGCATACCACCTATTTTGCTTCGGATGTAGCTTATCACTGGGATAAGTATGCTCGAGGTTTTGAACGCGTTATCGATATTTTTGGTGCTGATCATCACGGCTATGTAACGCGAGTCAGGGCAGCGGTAACGGCTTTGGGTCATGACCAAAATGCCTTGGATGTTTTATTGGTACAATTCGCGATTCTTTATCGTAGTAGTGAACGAGTCCAAATGTCTACTCGAAGTGGTTCTTTCGTGACTCTGCGAGAACTACGTGAAGAAGTTGGCAATGATGCTGCTCGTTTCTTCTATGTTATGCGTAAACCAGAGCAACATATGGATTTTGATTTGGATTTGGCTAAGTCTGAATCAAATGATAATCCTGTTTATTACATTCAATATGCTCATGCACGTATTAGTTCAGTGTTGCGGCAATTACAAGAGCGTGGTTTGCAATGGGATGAGGAAAAGGGGCTTGCCCATATTGAATTGCTCGTGGAACCACAGGAAGCCGCTCTAATTTCTTTAATAAATCGTTACCCGGAAGTAATTGTGGCAGCAGCCAGTGCTTGTGAACCGCATCAGCTTGCCTATTATTTACGGGAGTTAGCGAATGGATTGCATAGCTATTACAATGCCGTACAATTATTGTGCGAGCAAGAGGTCTTAAGGAATGCGCGTTTATGCCTTCTAAAAGCAGTACGTCAAATCTTGAGGAATGGCTTGCATTTAATTGGTGTATCAACTCCTGAGAGCATGTGA
- a CDS encoding SPOR domain-containing protein, with translation MAKDYGRRPSRQRSSAPKQVFWVLASFVGGYLAATVFDFTSLTTWINTQVLGQQNEQKNTAQVVAKPNEMPKPKFEFYTLLAKDRSAPAQVTHQVNPATIAAQTKVVVSPSSPAASVSITPTPPAANQQAQTSAVVAESKPITVANTSSKESYLLQLASFKNKQEAERLKAALTLKGFDVHVAMSSQQQGNWFRVVLGPFHSRGDAEKARIAVARRERITGMIRKMDA, from the coding sequence ATGGCAAAGGATTACGGAAGAAGGCCGAGTAGGCAAAGGAGTAGTGCCCCTAAGCAAGTATTTTGGGTGCTAGCTTCTTTTGTAGGTGGTTATTTGGCAGCGACAGTGTTTGATTTTACCAGCTTAACTACATGGATTAATACGCAGGTATTAGGACAGCAAAATGAGCAAAAAAATACGGCACAAGTCGTTGCAAAACCCAATGAAATGCCAAAGCCAAAATTTGAGTTTTATACCTTACTAGCTAAAGATCGCAGCGCACCTGCACAGGTAACCCATCAGGTTAATCCTGCTACGATAGCGGCGCAAACAAAAGTTGTAGTTTCACCTTCATCACCTGCAGCCTCTGTTTCGATTACTCCTACGCCACCCGCTGCAAATCAGCAAGCGCAGACCTCTGCTGTCGTTGCAGAAAGTAAACCTATAACAGTCGCTAATACCAGTAGCAAAGAGTCTTATTTGCTGCAGCTTGCTTCTTTCAAAAATAAGCAGGAGGCTGAACGTTTGAAAGCGGCTCTGACTTTGAAGGGCTTTGATGTTCACGTTGCGATGTCTTCTCAGCAGCAGGGCAATTGGTTTAGGGTAGTTCTCGGACCTTTTCATTCACGAGGAGATGCTGAAAAAGCACGGATAGCCGTAGCACGGAGAGAGCGTATTACAGGGATGATTCGGAAAATGGATGCCTAG
- a CDS encoding HAD-IC family P-type ATPase, giving the protein MPKNIIFQGSFLVSGIMCHGGCGFAVQDALSDLSGTDLLPSDAAIDSIDAQPRLGTQEIFVTIRSGEDGFNQDGKHNQAILDILKKKITSIEFHDFEIIDEKNLESENQSKWPNRINILINLVAMFGIFILSLAYPPSLFLTVILTAVTTLTTAYTGRNYLSTFLHNLRNKNINDMSSTVSLGWLLSLIHTLYHSITMPLASSFSMVFMSFIMPVMLIAMVNGMDEIKRLVLQKSKTMHLKGVKSLFPQMAEQYSCYQLSEEEQEKLKLLMGTRSADIDVEEFLIPTQGMLGNDRVMQPKQSLKKGMLIQVNVGDCFPVDCTLIQGSTLVDASLLTGEPQQPKQRMEMIPAGAVNLGQTVTVYVENDSYNSTVNKLLFRSNRAPKASATIADSSKFTSLYISLIIVSIVASAVTPLALGIFTVPLVLKNITGILFAVCPCTIAIAHQLPQLLSIYQRNNKNILLRNENLNTEEIHTVVFDKTGTLTTGKSQVESYVGLNDSTWQRIHLLEKNHGAGHPLANAINRFYEDKIAKSIVFQDISEVVRDPKNRGLSAVVQGLTIHLGNADYMQQSGVVLSDEHSLLIESKSAQGYTPVYVAENRDYKGVIFIQHEPRNDILEALKRLKKEGKTLIMLTGDNPASARAFNQQLSAKAYPDSEETIFEPKNIHAEQQPNMKEAFLRELMKTFEPVPAPKKEGWSASKDAFLRKLRSSWAGVKPVEPKKTRGGVWFVGDGLNDAPCARIVTEENGVSCAMNSTDKAAFFTDICLNGSLAYLFEHHRLDRFFQKNIRQNQGLLVFSAIAFLAFIISFSIAGMGVSPLIPMLIMMSTTGFTLLNCYRVKLSVDDALDKRRSWLREFLVADASVGLGAGASTLLIVGLLISTIMSKGLGLSALTAGSLAAIGFASALSGGLILTLFILTAVSYLIVDQFNPTTGDGAISQSEPSRLAKQEITHQSTNPPAKKDEVFYRRLFSFSKPSDERRVATPSTQPFNSI; this is encoded by the coding sequence ATGCCAAAAAATATAATATTTCAGGGTTCTTTTTTAGTGTCTGGGATTATGTGTCACGGAGGGTGTGGTTTTGCAGTGCAAGATGCACTCAGTGATTTGAGTGGCACTGACTTATTACCGTCTGACGCTGCAATCGATTCTATTGATGCCCAACCGCGGTTAGGTACTCAGGAAATATTTGTAACGATTCGAAGTGGAGAAGACGGGTTTAACCAGGATGGTAAACATAATCAAGCTATTCTCGATATCCTCAAAAAAAAAATAACCTCAATTGAATTTCACGACTTTGAAATCATTGATGAAAAAAATCTGGAGTCAGAAAATCAATCAAAGTGGCCTAACCGGATCAATATTTTAATTAATTTAGTCGCCATGTTTGGTATTTTTATTTTATCACTCGCTTATCCCCCCTCATTATTTTTAACAGTTATTTTAACAGCAGTTACTACTTTAACTACCGCTTATACGGGGAGAAATTATCTATCCACCTTTTTACATAACCTGCGTAATAAAAATATTAATGATATGTCTTCGACGGTTAGTCTCGGTTGGCTATTGTCTTTGATTCATACCCTCTATCATTCGATTACCATGCCTCTGGCAAGTAGTTTTTCGATGGTATTCATGAGTTTCATTATGCCGGTAATGCTGATAGCAATGGTCAATGGTATGGATGAAATTAAACGTTTGGTTTTACAAAAATCAAAGACAATGCATTTAAAAGGTGTGAAATCATTATTTCCCCAAATGGCAGAACAATACTCTTGTTATCAACTTTCTGAAGAGGAGCAGGAAAAATTAAAGTTGTTAATGGGAACACGGTCTGCGGATATTGATGTTGAAGAGTTTTTAATTCCCACACAGGGCATGTTGGGTAATGATAGAGTAATGCAGCCCAAACAATCATTAAAAAAAGGCATGCTTATCCAAGTGAACGTTGGTGACTGTTTCCCAGTAGATTGTACCCTGATACAGGGGAGTACTCTGGTTGATGCGTCGTTATTAACAGGCGAGCCACAACAGCCTAAACAACGGATGGAGATGATTCCGGCTGGTGCAGTTAATCTTGGTCAAACAGTGACTGTGTATGTGGAGAATGATTCTTATAATAGTACCGTTAATAAATTATTATTTCGTTCGAATCGAGCGCCCAAAGCGAGTGCTACCATAGCTGACTCTTCTAAATTTACCTCGCTTTATATAAGCCTGATTATTGTAAGTATTGTTGCCTCAGCCGTTACGCCGCTTGCTTTGGGAATATTCACTGTTCCGTTAGTATTAAAAAATATTACAGGTATTTTATTTGCTGTTTGCCCTTGCACTATTGCTATTGCGCATCAGTTGCCGCAGTTGCTGAGTATCTATCAGCGCAATAATAAGAATATCTTATTGCGGAATGAAAATTTGAACACGGAGGAAATTCATACCGTTGTATTTGATAAAACAGGCACGCTTACAACAGGTAAAAGCCAGGTGGAGTCCTATGTAGGGCTTAACGACTCCACCTGGCAACGAATTCATTTATTAGAAAAAAATCATGGTGCGGGACATCCACTTGCTAATGCAATCAACCGTTTTTATGAAGACAAGATTGCTAAGAGTATTGTCTTTCAGGATATAAGTGAAGTAGTTCGCGACCCTAAAAATCGTGGTCTGTCAGCGGTTGTTCAAGGGTTAACAATCCATTTAGGTAATGCGGATTATATGCAGCAATCTGGTGTGGTGTTGTCGGATGAGCATTCGCTTTTGATTGAAAGTAAATCAGCTCAAGGTTATACGCCAGTTTATGTGGCTGAAAATAGGGATTATAAAGGAGTCATTTTCATACAACATGAGCCAAGAAATGATATTTTAGAAGCGCTGAAGCGCCTAAAGAAAGAAGGTAAAACGCTAATCATGCTTACTGGTGATAATCCCGCGTCGGCAAGGGCATTTAACCAACAATTATCGGCAAAGGCCTATCCAGATAGTGAAGAAACCATTTTTGAGCCAAAAAATATTCATGCTGAGCAACAGCCAAATATGAAGGAAGCTTTTTTGCGGGAATTAATGAAAACCTTTGAGCCTGTTCCTGCACCTAAAAAAGAAGGTTGGTCTGCTAGCAAAGACGCATTTTTAAGAAAACTAAGAAGTAGTTGGGCGGGTGTGAAGCCTGTCGAACCTAAAAAAACTCGAGGGGGTGTTTGGTTTGTCGGTGATGGTTTAAATGACGCGCCTTGCGCCCGAATTGTGACAGAGGAAAACGGGGTCAGTTGTGCGATGAACTCCACTGACAAGGCTGCTTTTTTTACCGATATTTGCTTGAATGGTTCATTAGCTTATCTATTTGAACACCATAGATTGGATCGTTTTTTTCAAAAAAATATTCGTCAAAATCAAGGACTATTAGTTTTTAGTGCCATTGCTTTTTTAGCGTTTATTATTAGTTTTTCAATAGCAGGCATGGGTGTTTCTCCTTTGATCCCGATGTTGATTATGATGTCAACGACTGGATTTACTTTGCTCAACTGTTACCGTGTAAAACTCTCAGTTGATGATGCACTTGATAAACGCCGTTCATGGCTGAGAGAATTTCTTGTTGCAGATGCTTCTGTTGGATTAGGGGCTGGTGCAAGTACACTATTAATTGTTGGTCTGCTCATCTCAACTATTATGTCAAAAGGATTGGGATTATCTGCATTGACTGCAGGAAGTTTGGCTGCGATCGGCTTTGCCTCTGCTTTATCAGGAGGTCTAATATTGACTTTGTTCATTTTGACAGCGGTTAGCTACCTAATCGTTGACCAATTTAATCCAACGACTGGAGACGGCGCTATAAGCCAAAGTGAGCCTTCAAGACTCGCAAAACAGGAGATTACTCACCAATCCACAAATCCTCCTGCGAAGAAGGACGAGGTTTTTTATAGAAGGCTTTTTTCGTTTTCTAAGCCATCTGATGAAAGGAGAGTGGCCACACCCTCCACACAACCATTCAACTCTATTTAA
- the folB gene encoding dihydroneopterin aldolase, whose amino-acid sequence MDSLHIQGLTVAARIGVYDWEQRICQPLLIDITIPADFTHCEDNLANTIDYAKLCQQVTNYVETNSFHLIETVADQIARLIKNEYNLPQLTISISKPQAIKNARDIRVTVTR is encoded by the coding sequence ATGGACAGTCTTCATATCCAGGGTCTCACGGTAGCCGCCCGCATTGGCGTCTATGATTGGGAACAGCGAATTTGCCAACCTTTATTAATCGATATTACTATTCCAGCCGACTTTACTCATTGTGAAGATAATTTAGCGAATACTATCGATTACGCCAAACTATGCCAACAAGTCACCAACTATGTGGAAACAAACTCCTTTCATCTGATCGAAACAGTCGCTGACCAAATTGCCCGATTAATTAAAAATGAGTATAACCTACCACAGCTAACCATTAGCATTAGTAAACCGCAAGCAATAAAAAATGCTCGCGATATTCGGGTGACTGTAACTCGTTAA
- a CDS encoding aminoglycoside adenylyltransferase family protein, which translates to MTSIYSPEMQQQLKDSLELLKMILGADLLGVYLYGSSLVGGLQKYSDIDLFVVTKRATTSEEKARLIADLLQISGIYMKGSKLPIEMTLVEKTAINPWRYPPHFDFQYGDWLRQSFEKGIIEPWLTHEMPDLALIVTQVLLKSQILLGLEPERLLAPVPYHDFIKAMLHDLNRLAMDLEHDTRNVLLTYARIWSTLETNAIRSKPAAADWVMNHLPEVYQPVMQRAKSICIGIETEYWDDVKILIKSCADFMANKINEQASLINFDDSKLIKLVGEPLSGEPL; encoded by the coding sequence ATGACCTCTATTTATAGCCCTGAAATGCAGCAACAACTCAAAGATAGCCTGGAATTATTGAAAATGATTTTAGGAGCTGATCTTTTGGGCGTTTATCTGTATGGTTCCTCCCTGGTGGGCGGACTGCAAAAATATAGCGACATTGACTTATTCGTTGTCACCAAGCGCGCAACAACCTCAGAGGAAAAAGCCAGATTAATTGCTGATCTTCTTCAAATCTCTGGTATTTATATGAAAGGTTCAAAGTTACCTATTGAAATGACCCTTGTTGAGAAGACAGCGATTAACCCTTGGCGGTATCCCCCTCACTTTGATTTTCAATATGGGGATTGGTTACGCCAATCCTTTGAGAAGGGCATCATTGAACCTTGGCTGACTCATGAAATGCCTGATCTTGCGCTAATTGTTACGCAAGTGTTATTAAAGAGCCAAATTTTATTGGGGTTAGAGCCTGAGCGGCTATTGGCACCAGTGCCATACCATGATTTTATAAAAGCGATGCTTCATGATTTAAATAGACTTGCCATGGATCTTGAGCATGATACGCGAAATGTCCTACTTACTTATGCGCGAATCTGGAGTACTTTGGAAACCAATGCGATAAGATCTAAACCTGCGGCGGCGGACTGGGTAATGAATCATTTACCTGAAGTATATCAACCGGTGATGCAGCGGGCCAAATCAATTTGTATTGGTATAGAAACTGAATATTGGGACGATGTAAAAATCCTTATAAAGTCTTGCGCAGATTTTATGGCAAATAAAATCAATGAACAGGCTTCATTGATTAATTTTGATGATTCCAAGTTAATAAAACTTGTTGGGGAACCATTGTCAGGAGAGCCCTTGTAG
- the hemE gene encoding uroporphyrinogen decarboxylase, protein MTSSNESLFIRALQRKSVTRTPVWFMRQAGRYLPEYRKVREQAGDFLNLCKNPELACEVTLQPLRRFSLDAAILFSDILTIPDAMDLGLYFAEGEGPCFKRPVQTIQAIDALPIPNPADELAYVMNAVRLIRQEMPKELPLIGFAGSPWTLACYMVEGGSSREFKKVLHLLYSEPHAAHLLLTKLAQAVSLYLDEQVKAGVNALMIFDTWGGILTPANYRDFSLHYMAEIVTQLKARYPDIPIILFTKGGGQWLQQMAGTGCDALGLDWTVDLGRARAQVGDQVALQGNLDPAVLLTNPDCIRQQVKQVLASFGQGNGHVFNLGHGITPDVPPEHVAAMIEAVHEYSPAYHKEAFS, encoded by the coding sequence ATGACAAGCAGTAATGAATCCTTGTTTATTCGAGCGTTGCAGCGGAAATCAGTTACTCGAACCCCTGTATGGTTTATGCGTCAGGCTGGCCGTTACTTGCCGGAATATCGCAAAGTTCGTGAACAAGCGGGTGATTTTCTCAATCTATGTAAAAATCCTGAGTTAGCCTGTGAAGTTACCTTGCAGCCTCTTAGGCGTTTTTCCTTGGACGCAGCCATTTTATTTTCTGATATTCTTACTATTCCTGACGCTATGGATTTAGGTCTTTATTTTGCTGAGGGGGAAGGGCCTTGCTTTAAAAGGCCAGTACAGACTATACAGGCCATAGATGCCTTACCTATTCCCAATCCTGCTGATGAGTTAGCCTATGTGATGAACGCCGTGCGCTTGATCCGCCAGGAGATGCCGAAAGAGTTGCCTTTGATTGGTTTTGCTGGCAGTCCATGGACTCTGGCTTGCTACATGGTGGAAGGAGGGAGTAGCCGTGAATTTAAGAAAGTTTTGCATTTACTCTATTCAGAGCCACACGCAGCTCACTTGCTTTTAACCAAACTTGCGCAGGCAGTTAGCCTCTATTTAGACGAACAGGTCAAAGCAGGCGTGAATGCCTTGATGATTTTTGATACCTGGGGAGGAATTCTGACTCCTGCGAACTACCGTGATTTCTCACTTCATTACATGGCGGAAATTGTTACGCAATTAAAAGCAAGGTATCCCGACATTCCCATTATCCTTTTTACCAAGGGGGGAGGTCAGTGGTTGCAGCAGATGGCAGGTACTGGTTGTGATGCGCTTGGTCTAGACTGGACAGTTGATCTCGGCAGGGCTCGGGCCCAGGTCGGTGACCAGGTTGCTTTACAAGGTAACCTTGATCCGGCTGTGTTACTAACAAATCCGGATTGTATACGTCAACAAGTGAAACAGGTTTTGGCCTCATTTGGTCAGGGAAATGGCCATGTATTTAATCTGGGTCATGGAATTACTCCGGATGTGCCCCCTGAACATGTTGCCGCAATGATAGAGGCTGTTCATGAATACAGTCCTGCTTATCACAAGGAAGCGTTCTCATGA
- a CDS encoding hydrolase, producing the protein MIIESTFKPAWWLPNSHVQTIYPTLTRRIQAPVDLRERIELPDGDFIDLAWAINGNNSKTPLVILLHGLGGNVQSSYVGGLMQAFNRYGWRAVLMHFRGASEEPNRLLRAYHSGDTEDINYLLNLLKQREPSSKKAVVGISLGGNVLLKWLGEQGQQSLIDAAVAVSVPFQLRLVADRISQGFSRVYQGYLLRRLRQVFEQKKNNYTEDLPEVLQNIDKWQCFWTFDEFVTAPIHGFPNVHAYYRESSSRRYLRHIATPTLIIHALDDPFMTPEVLPQADELSSDITLELSSSGGHVGFISGKLPGKPLYWLEQRIPDYLQKIFAILH; encoded by the coding sequence ATGATAATAGAAAGCACTTTCAAGCCCGCTTGGTGGTTGCCAAACTCTCATGTGCAGACGATATATCCAACCCTGACTCGCCGTATTCAGGCGCCAGTTGATTTGCGCGAGCGCATTGAACTACCTGATGGCGACTTCATTGATTTGGCTTGGGCAATTAATGGCAACAATAGTAAAACACCCCTGGTTATTTTATTGCATGGTTTAGGTGGAAATGTTCAATCTTCTTATGTAGGTGGATTAATGCAAGCATTTAATCGCTATGGCTGGCGGGCTGTATTAATGCATTTCAGAGGAGCAAGTGAGGAACCGAATCGTTTGTTACGGGCTTACCATTCTGGCGATACGGAAGATATCAATTATTTACTAAACCTCTTAAAGCAGAGGGAACCCTCCAGTAAAAAAGCGGTCGTTGGGATATCACTGGGAGGTAATGTTTTACTCAAATGGCTTGGAGAACAGGGGCAACAATCTTTAATTGATGCCGCGGTGGCTGTATCGGTGCCTTTCCAATTACGTTTGGTTGCTGATCGGATTAGCCAGGGTTTTTCTCGAGTTTATCAAGGTTACTTATTGCGTCGTTTAAGACAGGTTTTTGAACAAAAGAAAAATAACTATACAGAGGATTTACCCGAGGTTTTGCAGAATATAGATAAATGGCAATGTTTTTGGACTTTTGATGAGTTTGTAACGGCGCCTATACACGGGTTTCCTAATGTTCATGCCTACTATAGAGAGTCGAGTTCTCGCCGTTATCTGCGCCATATAGCCACCCCAACCTTGATTATTCATGCACTGGATGATCCTTTTATGACACCAGAGGTTTTGCCGCAAGCAGACGAGTTATCTTCAGATATTACCCTGGAACTGAGTTCCTCCGGGGGGCATGTTGGTTTTATTAGTGGAAAATTGCCAGGAAAGCCGCTCTATTGGCTAGAACAGCGGATTCCTGATTACTTGCAAAAAATATTTGCTATTTTACATTAA